A window of Fragaria vesca subsp. vesca linkage group LG7, FraVesHawaii_1.0, whole genome shotgun sequence contains these coding sequences:
- the LOC101297677 gene encoding transcription factor-like protein DPB-like — MGTRSQQPNPAAADDDDDMRGGQSVSMSGSMGSPSSRSEQTATPAGDSLRLNHPDVNGDDAGTAGKKKKRGQRAAGGDKNGRGLRQFSMKVCEKVESKGRTTYNEVADELVAEFSDPINGVASPDQQQYDEKNIRRRVYDALNVLMAMDIISKDKKEIQWKGLPRTSLNDIEELKTERLGLRSRIEKKAVYLQELEEQYVGLQNLIQRNEQLYCSGDAPSGGVSLPFILVQTRPHATVEVEISEDMQLVHFDFNSTPFELHDDNYVLKAMKFCDRPQADDGGEGSSMSAMYQQHIPPQIPLPPMVNTPLRTPTSPPLPGIIKARVKHEH, encoded by the exons ATGGGGACCAGGTCTCAGCAACCAAACCCAGCAGCAGCTGACGACGATGACGACATGCGCGGCGGTCAGTCCGTCTCCATGAGCGGCAGCATGGGCTCGCCGTCCAGCCGCAGCGAGCAGACCGCCACACCCGCCGGCGACTCTCTCCGATTGAATCATCCCGACGTTAACGGCGACGATGCCGGCACCGCTGG AAAGAAGAAGAAGAGAGGCCAACGAGCTGCAGGAGGCGATAAGAATGGAAGAGGACTGCGCCAGTTTAGCATGAAAG TTTGCGAGAAAGTGGAGAGCAAGGGAAGAACTACTTATAATGAG GTTGCAGATGAACTTGTAGCAGAGTTTTCGGACCCTATCAATGGTGTTGCATCCCCTGATCAG CAACAATACGATGAGAAGAACATCAGGCGAAGGGTATATGATGCCCTCAATGTTCTAATGGCAATGGATATTATATCCAAGGATAAAAAGGAGATACAATGGAAGGGTCTGCCTCGTACCAGCCTGAATGATATTGAAGAACTGAAG ACAGAGCGCTTAGGACTAAGGAGTAGGATTGAAAAGAAAGCTGTCTATCTGCAAGAACTAGAGGAACAG TATGTAGGTCTTCAAAACCTGATACAACGAAATGAGCAATTATACTGCTCTGGAGATGCTCCCAGTGGGGGTGTGTCTTTACCTTTCATTCTTGTGCAG ACTCGCCCTCATGCAACTGTTGAGGTGGAAATATCAGAGGATATGCAACTGGTACATTTTGACTTCAATAG CACCCCATTTGAGCTCCATGATGATAACTATGTGTTGAAGGCAATGAAATTCTGTGATAGGCCACAGGCTGATG ATGGAGGTGAAGGGTCTAGCATGTCAGCCATGTATCAACAGCACATTCCTCCACAGATCCCTCTTCCTCCAATGGTGAACACACCTCTCAGGACTCCCACCTCGCCACCTCTTCCAGGAATAATAAAAGCCCGCGTGAAGCACGAGCACTGA
- the LOC101297964 gene encoding protein SMG9-like, whose protein sequence is MAGSTSSGAGPSNPPKILLAKPGLVTGSPVAGKYGRGGSGDENTASLRSRLPSIGSLNLLSDSWDFHIDRFLPFLTDNTEFTVVGVIGPPGVGKSTIMNELYGFDATSPGMLPPFAIETEEGKAMARHCSVGIEPRVSAERLILLDTQPVFSPSVLAEMMRPDGSSTIPVLNGESLSAELAHEIMGIQLGVLLTSICHILLVISEGVHDHNMWHLMSTVDLLKHGIPDPSSHTLSHSQSSNTGTEKDSKEKVPEGGEYMALPVFVHTRLRDHDLSPHSIVQLRKALQHYTSTSFFTRTKEANVSREHHVTSTDPVTQNQDPDSPVPKVYVIPMRSKDDSPGEQYESYTSMLWKLRDQVLSMNAPSFRKTLSERDWLKNSAKIWELVKSSSIIAEYSRTLQSSGMFRR, encoded by the exons ATGGCAGGGTCGACGTCCTCCGGCGCTGGGCCGTCGAATCCTCCGAAGATCCTATTGGCAAAGCCGGGACTGGTGACCGGCTCTCCGGTAGCGGGAAAGTACGGGCGCGGCGGTAGTGGGGATGAGAATACGGCGTCGCTTCGGTCTCGCCTCCCTTCAATCGGATCCCTCAACCTCCTCTCTGATTCCTGGGACTTCCACATCGACCGCTTCCTCCCG TTTTTAACTGACAACACTGAGTTCACGGTGGTCGGGGTGATTGGTCCGCCTGGTGTCGGCAAGTCCACCATTATGAACGAGCTTTACGGCTTCGATGCCACCTCACCTG GCATGCTACCTCCATTTGCTATAGAGACTGAAGAAGGTAAAGCAATGGCCAGGCATTGTAGCGTGGGCATTGAACCTCGGGTTTCCGCTGAGCGCCTTATACTGCTTGACACCCAG CCGGTTTTTAGTCCTTCTGTATTAGCGGAGATGATGAGGCCTGATGGATCATCCACCATTCCTGTTCTAAACGGTGAATCTTTATCGGCCGAGTTAGCTCATGAAATTATGGGAATTCAG CTTGGTGTTCTTCTGACTTCCATCTGTCACATTCTGTTGGTTATATCGGAAGGAGTTCATGATCATAATATGTGGCATTTGATGTCGACG GTTGATCTATTGAAACATGGTATACCTGATCCATCTTCACACACGCTTTCTCATTCTCAGAGCTCTAATACAGGGACTGAAAAGGATAGCAAGGAAAAAGTTCCTGAAGGTGGAGAGTATATGGCTTTGCCAGTTTTTGTGCACACAAG ACTACGAGATCACGATCTTAGTCCACATAGTATCGTGCAACTGAGGAAGGCGCTTCAACACTACACCAGCACTTCTTTTTTCACAAGAACTAAAGAGGCAAATGTGTCTAGAGAACATCATGTGACTTCTACAGACCCCGTTACTCAAAATCAGGATCCTGATTCTCCTGTGCCAAAGGTGTATGTAATCCCAATGAGGAGTAAAGATGACTCCCCAGGAGAACAGTATGAAAGTTATACCTCTATGCTATGGAAATTGCGGGACCAG GTCTTATCCATGAATGCCCCTTCTTTCCGAAAGACTCTGTCTGAACGTGACTGGTTGAAGAACTCCGCCAAGATATGGGAACTGGTGAAGAGCTCTTCGATTATTGCAGAATACAGCAGAACACTTCAGAGTTCTGGTATGTTTAGGAGGTAG
- the LOC101298261 gene encoding uncharacterized protein LOC101298261 has product MAKFNEVQKKKRAQNQENKRRIHGDPVSGKLHLKQQPVSISGKRKRKLEKKWRRDQKEAVEKGLITMEDVEMAAADTEESEGTKKGSKKFHMKKSVRLKQAKHKGKKKGKSSKPASASQASVDVMVE; this is encoded by the exons ATGGCGAAGTTTAACGAGGTACAGAAGAAGAAGAGAGCGCAGAACCAGGAGAATAAGAGAAGGATTCACGGCGACCCAGTCAGTGGAAAGCTCCATCTGAAGCAGCAACCCGTCTCCATCTCCGGCAAACGCAAGCGCAAGCTCGAGAAAAAATGGCGCAGG GACCAGAAAGAGGCGGTGGAGAAGGGCCTGATTACTATGGAAGATGTCGAAATGGCTGCTGCTGATACCG AAGAATCTGAAGGGACGAAGAAAGGTTCTAAGAAGTTCCACATGAAGAAGAGCGTCAGGCTTAAGCAAGCAAAGCACAAAG GAAAGAAGAAAGGAAAGTCTTCTAAGCCTGCTTCTGCTTCTCAAGCTTCAGTGGATGTAATGGTGGAGTAG
- the LOC101293737 gene encoding D-xylose-proton symporter-like 2-like has protein sequence MASSSSLPQVTRLSGSGDIGGAKDPLLTGVHKISHNYSLLRAIFPFLFPALEGLVYGYDIGATACATISLGSATLSGVSWYDLSSLQIGLIASGSLSGALIGSVLAFNAGDVLGRRFELIASAVLYCIGALITALAPEFPVMVIGRFVFGVGIGLAMHAAPMYMAETAPRQIRGQLLSLKEFFIVIGMVVGYAVGSALVDIFGGWRYMYGASIPLAVIMGIGMWCLPESPRWILLCAIQGKGNMHDLKESAIRCLYRLRGKAIGDSAPALVEEMLDELYSVGEDKKATLGEMFHGKCKKALVIGAGLVLFQQITGQPSVLYYAASILQSAGFSAAADATRVSILLGLFKLVMTGSAVLVVDRFGRRPLLLGGVSGMVISLFMLGSYYLFLNEAPAVAAIALLLYVGCYQLSFGPIGWLMISEIFPLRFRGQGLSIGVLVNFAANALVTLAFSPLKAWLGAGLLFYVFGAIAVASLAFIFFIVPETKGLSLEEIEEQCL, from the exons ATGGCATCTTCTTCTTCTCTCCCACAG GTGACAAGGCTTTCAGGTTCAGGTGACATTGGTGGTGCAAAAGACCCTCTTCTTACTGGGGTGCATAAGATATCCCATAACTATTCTCTTCTTCGCGCAATATTCCC ATTTTTATTCCCAGCTCTTGAAGGACTGGTATATGGCTATGATATTGGTGCCACGGCGTGTGCTACAATTTCCCTCGGG TCAGCCACATTAAGCGGAGTATCATGGTACGACTTGTCATCTCTGCAAATTGGTCTCATT GCTAGTGGCTCATTATCTGGTGCCTTGATTGGCTCTGTCCTGGCCTTCAATGCTGGTGATGTCTTAG GAAGGAGGTTTGAGTTGATTGCGTCTGCAGTATTGTATTGTATTGGAGCTCTAATAACGGCATTAGCACCTGAATTCCCTGTTATGGTGATTGGGCGCTTTGTATTTGGTGTAGGAATTGGACTG GCAATGCATGCTGCTCCTATGTATATGGCTGAGACGGCTCCAAGACAGATACGAGGTCAACTATTATCGCTCAAAGAGTTCTTTATAGTGATTGGGATGGTT GTTGGTTATGCAGTTGGTAGTGCTTTAGTGGACATATTTGGTGGTTGGCGGTATATGTATGGAGCTAGCATCCCTTTGGCAGTAATTATGGGAATTGGAATGTGGTGCCTACCGGAGTCACCTAGATGGATCCTTCTATGTGCCATACAGGGAAAAGGAAATATGCATGATTTAAAAGAGAGTGCAATACGTTGCTTGTACCGGCTTAGGGGAAAAGCTATTGGTGACTCAGCTCCTGCACTGGTAGAGGAGATGCTTGATGAGCTTTATTCTGTAGGTGAAGATAAGAAAGCTACATTAGGAGAGATGTTTCATGGGAAATGCAAGAAAGCCCTTGTCATTGGTGCAGGATTAGTTTTGTTCCAACAG ATCACAGGGCAACCAAGCGTGCTGTATTATGCTGCATCAATTTTGCAG AGTGCAGGGTTTTCTGCAGCAGCTGACGCAACACGGGTCTCAATTCTGCTTGGGTTATTCAAG TTGGTAATGACTGGATCAGCTGTGCTTGTTGTTGATAGATTTGGGAGGAGACCACTTCTACTTGGAGGTGTTTCTGGGATG GTGATCTCTCTATTCATGTTGGGATCATATTACCTTTTCTTGAATGAAGCACCAGCTGTGGCTGCAATTGCACTGCTGCTCTATGTTGGGTGCTATCAG TTATCGTTTGGTCCAATTGGTTGGCTAATGATATCAGAGATCTTCCCATTAAGATTTAGAGGGCAAGGACTGAGTATAGGAGTGCTTGTGAATTTTGCTGCAAATGCACTAGTCACTCTTGCATTTTCCCCTCTAAAG GCATGGCTGGGAGCTGGACTGTTGTTTTATGTATTTGGAGCAATAGCTGTGGCATCTCTTGCTTTCATTTTCTTCATTGTCCCAGAGACAAAGGGTCTCAGTCTTGAGGAGATTGAAGAGCAATGCCTCTAG
- the LOC101298549 gene encoding D-xylose-proton symporter-like 2-like, with protein MASDPEQPPRSSLHEVQNSGDVQMPLLNGGQFSDNYSVLAAVLPFLFPALGGLLYGYDIGATSCATISVESATLSGVSWYDLSSVEIGLITSGSLYGALIGSVLAFNIADIIGRRWELISSAIVYLIGAIVTALAPDLPIMVIGRVVFGIGIGLAMHAAPMYIAETAPSQIRGRLISLKEFFIVLGMVAGYGIGSLLVSIVGGWRYMYGASVPLAVIMGIGMWWLPESPRWILLRAIQGKGNMNDLKQNAISCLFRLRGTIIGDSAPALVDEMLDELSYVGEEKEATFLEMFHGKCKKALVIGAGLVLFQQITGQPSVLYYAASIFQSAGFSAASDATRVSIVLGLFKLVMTGVAVLVVDRLGRRPLLLTGVSGMVISLFLLGSYYLFFDDTPAVAVIALLAYVGCYQFSFGPIGWLMISEIFPLRLRGRGLSIAVLVNFAANALVTFSFSPLEAWLGAGIVFYIFGAIAVASLVFIFFIVPETKGLTLEEIETKCI; from the exons ATGGCCTCCGATCCCGAGCAACCGCCGCGTTCTTCTCTCCATGAG GTTCAGAATTCAGGCGATGTTCAGATGCCTCTTCTTAATGGCGGCCAATTTTCAGACAACTATTCTGTTCTTGCCGCAGTACTCCC GTTTCTGTTCCCAGCTCTTGGAGGACTACTGTATGGCTATGATATTGGTGCCACGTCTTGTGCAACAATATCGGTAGAG TCGGCCACATTAAGTGGAGTATCATGGTACGACTTGTCATCTGTGGAAATTGGTCTTATA ACCAGTGGCTCATTATATGGTGCCTTGATTGGCTCTGTGCTGGCCTTCAACATTGCTGACATCATAG GAAGGAGGTGGGAGCTGATTTCGTCTGCTATAGTCTATCTTATTGGGGCAATAGTAACAGCACTAGCACCTGACTTGCCTATTATGGTGATTGGGCGCGTTGTATTTGGTATAGGAATTGGACTG GCAATGCATGCTGCTCCCATGTATATTGCTGAGACAGCTCCAAGTCAGATACGAGGTCGACTAATATCACTTAAAGAATTCTTTATAGTACTCGGAATGGTT GCAGGTTATGGAATTGGTAGTCTTTTAGTGAGTATAGTTGGTGGTTGGCGGTATATGTATGGAGCTAGTGTCCCTCTGGCAGTAATTATGGGAATTGGAATGTGGTGGCTACCAGAGTCACCTAGATGGATCCTTCTACGCGCCATTCAAGGAAAAGGAAATATGAATGATTTGAAACAAAATGCAATCAGTTGTTTGTTCCGGCTTAGGGGTACAATTATTGGTGATTCAGCTCCTGCACTAGTAGACGAGATGCTTGATGAACTTTCTTATGTTGGTGAAGAGAAGGAAGCTACATTCTTAGAGATGTTTCATGGAAAATGCAAGAAAGCCCTCGTGATCGGTGCAGGGTTGGTGTTGTTCCAACAG ATCACAGGGCAACCAAGTGTGCTGTATTATGCTGCATCAATTTTCCAG AGTGCAGGATTCTCAGCGGCATCTGACGCAACACGCGTCTCAATAGTACTTGGGTTATTCAAG TTGGTAATGACTGGAGTAGCTGTGCTTGTTGTGGATAGACTTGGGAGGAGACCTCTACTGCTTACAGGTGTTTCTGGGATG GTCATCTCTTTATTCCTCTTGGGGTCATATTACCTCTTCTTTGATGATACACCAGCCGTAGCTGTAATTGCACTGCTGGCATATGTTGGGTGTTATCAG TTCTCCTTTGGTCCCATTGGTTGGCTCATGATATCAGAAATATTTCCCTTGCGATTAAGAGGACGTGGACTTAGCATAGCAGTGCTTGTGAATTTTGCTGCGAATGCGCTGGTGACATTTTCATTTTCCCCTCTAGAG GCATGGCTGGGAGCTGGAATAGTGTTTTATATATTTGGAGCAATAGCCGTGGCATCTCTTGTTTTCATTTTCTTCATTGTCCCAGAGACAAAAGGGCTTACTCTTGAAGAAATCGAGACCAAATGCATTTAG